One Palaemon carinicauda isolate YSFRI2023 chromosome 5, ASM3689809v2, whole genome shotgun sequence DNA window includes the following coding sequences:
- the LOC137640986 gene encoding uncharacterized protein yields MRKFEHIHVDVVGPLPASGSSRYLLTIVDHSIRWLEATPISKATTHACAEALLLSWISHFGVPNDITTNRGSAFSLAILMGTTLHSTRAYNPAANHLVERAHRILKAALIGGCTDEHWKAQLPWVLLGLHNAPKADSEPFPAEKLDHLRDIAGIFRPCLKIYEDRTRHFTPKNLDDCEYFFIQVNANRQPLTRS; encoded by the coding sequence ATGAGAAAATTCGAACACATCCACGTGGACGTCGTGGGACCTCTGCCGGCTTCAGGTTCTTCAAGATACCTCCTGACGATTGTCGACCACTCCATTAGATGGTTAGAAGCTACTCCAATCTCCAAAGCAACCACCCATGCTTGCGCCGAAGCTCTCCTGTTGAGTTGGATCAGCCACTTCGGTGTCCCCAACGATATCACGACGAACCGAGGTTCTGCTTTCTCTCTGGCAATCCTGATGGGAACAACACTCCACAGCACCagggcatacaaccctgcagcgaacCACTTGGTCGAGAGAGCTCATCGCATACTCAAGGCAGCCCTGATTGGGGGATGTACGGAtgaacattggaaagcgcaactcccgtgggtcctccttggccttcaCAACGCTCCCAAGGCAGACAGTGAACCTTTTCCTGCGGAGAAGCTGGATCACCTGAGAGATATTGCTGGGATattcagaccatgcctgaaaatatatgaggacaggaccagacacttcacgcCCAAGAACCTAGATGACTGCGAATACTTCTTCATCCAGGTCAATGCTAACCGCCAACCCCTGACTAGATCTTAG